The genome window TTTTAAATCAAGCTCGATTTTACTTTGCTCATCTACTACATTTAAAGGCACCACGCCAAAAAGTCTTAAGGCTCTATCGTTGGTATATTGATCATAATCTTGAAGTAAAATCACGCTCACATAAACATTTGGCATATATTCTTTAAGAATAGGAATTTCAACCTTTGTAATATCTTCATGCGTATCTATCACAAAGCGTTTTAAAACCTTTGCATTATCATTTAAAGTAACGATGGCTTTTGCACCTTTAACACTTTCAAATTCTATAAAAGCTGTTTCATTTGGTTTATATTCTTTTTTATCACTTTTAATCTTTAAAGAACTCACTATATCAGCATTACTTGGCGCACCAAAACTACTAATATAAAAAAACTCTCCCGTGCTTGTTTTACTTTGTACATCTTCAAGTTCTATAAACATTTCACCATGGTATTCTTTTGGATCAAACTCTATTTTAACCGGTCTATCTTTACTTAAAATAGTTCCTTGAGTAACAATTTGTGTGTTTTTATCCTTTTTGAGTGATTTTAAAAAATCATCATAATTATCATAATCCCACCACCAAGAATAATCATTTGCATAAATGGTGTATTTAATTTCCCTATTTGCTACTAAATTCTTATCTAAATCGCTCACAATGGCTTCAAAATTGACAATAGAACCCGAGCTTAAATAATGATTTTTCAAACGCTTAATACCTACAAAATACTCATGCAATATTACTTGTGAATTTACAAGTGCTTCAACCGACCTTGAACCTTTTTCAAAAACTCTAGCCCTTATGCTAGCTTCTAAATTATATGGAGTATTTTTTAAAAAATCTTTTAAAATAAATTCTTGCTTTACAAAGCCATTTTCATTTAAAATACCTTTTAAATTATCTTGATATTTTTGTATTAAAACACTAGGATTTGAAAAAATATATTCTGGATATTTTGAATTTTTATATTCTTTTTTGCTCACAAACAAATCAACTTGATATTGTAAATTACTTGCTGGTGTTCCAAAAAGATATTTTGAACTAATATTAAAATCTAATTTTTCATTTTCTTTTATACTTTTTGGAGCTTGCATGGATACTTTTATACGATTTGGCACTATATTTTGCACTAAAATTTCTTTATCAAAAATAGCATTTGCAAATTCAACCCTAGCTAAATACACTCCACTTAAAGCTTGTTGGTTAAGTGAAATCTTTTTATAAAAAGTTCCATTACCCAAAGGTTCAAGTTTAATTTTATCCAAAAGCTTTTTATTGCGTGGGTCAAAAAAACTTAAAAATACAGGATGATTGACAATTCCTTTATCATTTCTTGCAACCATAGTTAAATGGATATCATCACCTGGTCTATAAACCCCTCTTTCTGTGTAAATAAATACTTTATTTTGAGAAGTCAAATCAAAGCCATCAACATCAAAGCCATCATATAATAAAGGTGAACTTAAGCGCAAAATAGAAGCTTGTTTATCTTTTGAAGCAATGATAAACAAAGCTTTTGATTCATCAATATTATCAAAAACAGCCAAACCATTATCATCACTCATTTTAGAAGCTAAAACTTGATTACTTTTGCTAATCACATCAACCTTAACCCCATCTAAAGCCTTTTGTGTAGTAAAATCTCTCACATCCACAAAGAGCTTTTTATTTAAATTTTGAGCAATCAAAGCTATATCTGAAAAAATTAAGTTCTTACTTACTTTTGCTTTTTGATTAAAAAATCTATATTTTTTCCAACTCTCCATTCCCTCATCAAAAACATAATCAACATCTTCTTCTTTAAAATAAAGCTTCACTATAAATACACCGCTTAAATTTTTTAAACCATCTAATACTATTTCATTTTCTTGCCATTGATTTTTGGTGTTTTTTATATCAAAGTCTTTTTTTAACACTATTTCACTAGTGTAATCGCTCTCTGAAAAAATATCACTATCATAATCACTTAAATTTTTAGCACCTTGAAGGTTTTTATATCTTAAATATTCACTTAAGTTATTTGAAAATACTTGATAAACTTCCAAACGAACCTTTTTAATATTCATACTCTTAAAAGCTATTTTTTTACTTGCTTTGCTTGATAAAAATACCCCTTGATTTGTAAAACTTATTGCAGGTTCATAATCTTTAAAACTCACTTGAGTTTTAAAGTTTTCTTTTGTGCTAACATCATCAGCGCTTTTAATCCCCTGAGCGAGTTGAATTTCATAGGTTTTATTTGGAGAAAAATTTCCCATAAGTTTGATTTTATTTCCAAATGCTAATGCCTTAAAATCTACCTCAGGACTAATAAAAATCAACTCTTTTAAATTTTGATCTTGTGAAATATTTTGAGAAAAAAGCAATTCTATGTTTTTATTAACCACATTCGAATTTTGAAAAACAAATTCACTCTTTGCAAGTAAAATATACTCCAAATCTACATTTTTTTCTAAACCCAAAATTTCTTTATCTAAAACTACTTTTACATTTGTATTTGTGTTTTTAATGCTAAGCGGTTTAGAATATACGCTTGCCATATCACTTTGAATGATAATTTTATCTATTTGAATTTCTTGATCTTGGGTGGTAATTTTTATAGCTTTTAATAATTCATCTTTATTAAGAGTGTAAAAACTTTGAATATTTAAAATTAACACACTTTTATCATTTGAAATACTTTGAAAATATCCTTTAATGTCTAATTTTTCAAAAGGAGTTTGTACCTTTAATTGTATTTTTTCATTAGCTAAAATATCATTTAAGTCCACAGAAATATCATACTTTTGATTTGCTTTTAAATTTGCAAAAATATTTAACCTTGTAGGCGTTTCAAACTCGTATTTTACCTTTGTATTTTGATTGTTAATAACAATCTCTCTTTCTTTTATAATACCTATATCTTGATTAATAATATTAGTATTAAACTCCACAAAAATGCTTTGTGTATTTTCATCAAAACCATAAGCTCTTATAGCAGAACTCTTATCTTCATTTTTAGAACAAG of Campylobacter lari contains these proteins:
- a CDS encoding alpha-2-macroglobulin family protein, which codes for MRGFLHCFFAFLLASLLFACSKNEDKSSAIRAYGFDENTQSIFVEFNTNIINQDIGIIKEREIVINNQNTKVKYEFETPTRLNIFANLKANQKYDISVDLNDILANEKIQLKVQTPFEKLDIKGYFQSISNDKSVLILNIQSFYTLNKDELLKAIKITTQDQEIQIDKIIIQSDMASVYSKPLSIKNTNTNVKVVLDKEILGLEKNVDLEYILLAKSEFVFQNSNVVNKNIELLFSQNISQDQNLKELIFISPEVDFKALAFGNKIKLMGNFSPNKTYEIQLAQGIKSADDVSTKENFKTQVSFKDYEPAISFTNQGVFLSSKASKKIAFKSMNIKKVRLEVYQVFSNNLSEYLRYKNLQGAKNLSDYDSDIFSESDYTSEIVLKKDFDIKNTKNQWQENEIVLDGLKNLSGVFIVKLYFKEEDVDYVFDEGMESWKKYRFFNQKAKVSKNLIFSDIALIAQNLNKKLFVDVRDFTTQKALDGVKVDVISKSNQVLASKMSDDNGLAVFDNIDESKALFIIASKDKQASILRLSSPLLYDGFDVDGFDLTSQNKVFIYTERGVYRPGDDIHLTMVARNDKGIVNHPVFLSFFDPRNKKLLDKIKLEPLGNGTFYKKISLNQQALSGVYLARVEFANAIFDKEILVQNIVPNRIKVSMQAPKSIKENEKLDFNISSKYLFGTPASNLQYQVDLFVSKKEYKNSKYPEYIFSNPSVLIQKYQDNLKGILNENGFVKQEFILKDFLKNTPYNLEASIRARVFEKGSRSVEALVNSQVILHEYFVGIKRLKNHYLSSGSIVNFEAIVSDLDKNLVANREIKYTIYANDYSWWWDYDNYDDFLKSLKKDKNTQIVTQGTILSKDRPVKIEFDPKEYHGEMFIELEDVQSKTSTGEFFYISSFGAPSNADIVSSLKIKSDKKEYKPNETAFIEFESVKGAKAIVTLNDNAKVLKRFVIDTHEDITKVEIPILKEYMPNVYVSVILLQDYDQYTNDRALRLFGVVPLNVVDEQSKIELDLKVPDKIMPKQDFEVEIQSKNKQSYTYTVAIVDEGLLDVNAFKTPDIWGYFYQKTRFNMSIYDTYDKIIAKNISNASKVLTTGGDVFLESRANKSKNDERARRFKPVVLFQEPVQSDENGYAKLKFNMPSYLGSVRVMVVANNLAGFGSVSKDIQVSAPAVMLETLPRALRLDDEFKLLVQVFKVDDDVKNAKLKLKTKNSLINFENDEILINFDNEKTKDIYVNAKVNSNKLGVEEIELSLNAKDYTYTQNTQIDIKALNTVTYEGKSFKIPANTSMEFKITQDYINPVAFLSVSSKPILNINHRLKYLQNYPYGCIEQSTSAVLPQLFLQKLDQGANEQKNINNINALLSKYANFQTTNGGFAYWQGLKDSDAWGSNYAGMFMILAKERGYYVSDGMFKAWLDYQKHYVLKAQTNKEIKINSLYLLALAKEPNLSIMNAIYEDSAYLQSLNNVSLWQLSAAYKLAGFDEVALNIAKNLSTKPDEKVNYTHTYGSFLRDEAIIANAYKIIYGKDNDELLDDIKKTLESQAWLSTQSTGYALYALANSFSDESSKTINASLKINGESKKLNTSFSKFEFNQGSALIEAKEDTYVHFGVEGIKKGIAEPFAQRMYIERSFYDENGNEIDESTIKSSQIFYMKLKISNKNYPGTSNIALTQILPSGWEIVHDLLNDEAPDFVKNSYYDFVDIRDDKIMYFFPLYSDESREFFVKLSAVTPGVYTLSGAYAEAMYDNAYKALSESKRVKVVQ